A genomic segment from Sciurus carolinensis chromosome 1, mSciCar1.2, whole genome shotgun sequence encodes:
- the Bhlhe22 gene encoding class E basic helix-loop-helix protein 22, whose protein sequence is MERGLHLGAAAAGEDDLFLHKSLSASTAKRLEAAFRSTPPGMDLSLAPPPRERPASSSSSPLGCFEPADPEGAGLLLPPPGGGGGGAGGGGGGVSVPGLLVGSAGVGGDPSLSSLPAGAALCLKYGESASRGSMAESSGGEQSPDDDSDGRCELVLRAGGTDPRASPGAGGGGSKAAEGCSNAHLHGGASVPPGGPGGGGGGGGGGSSSGSSGGGSSSSKKSKEQKALRLNINARERRRMHDLNDALDELRAVIPYAHSPSVRKLSKIATLLLAKNYILMQAQALEEMRRLVAYLNQGQAISAASLPSSAAAAAAAAALHPALGAYEQAAGYPFSAGLPPAASCPEKCALFNSVSSSLCKQCTEKP, encoded by the coding sequence ATGGAACGCGGGCTGCACCTCGGCGCGGCGGCCGCGGGCGAAGACGACCTCTTCCTTCACAAGAGCCTGAGCGCCTCCACCGCCAAGCGCTTGGAGGCGGCTTTCCGCTCCACGCCCCCAGGCATGGACCTGTCCCTGGCGCCGCCGCCTCGGGAACGCCCGGCGTCCTCCTCCTCGTCGCCCCTAGGCTGCTTCGAGCCCGCTGACCCcgagggggcagggctgcttcTGCCGCCGCctggaggaggcggcggcggcgcgggagGTGGCGGCGGCGGGGTGAGTGTCCCCGGGCTGCTCGTGGGCTCAGCCGGCGTTGGGGGAGACCCTAGCTTAAGCAGCCTGCCGGCTGGGGCCGCCCTATGCCTCAAATACGGCGAAAGCGCGAGCCGAGGCTCGATGGCCGAGAGCAGCGGCGGCGAGCAGAGCCCCGACGACGACAGCGACGGCCGCTGCGAGCTGGTGCTGAGGGCCGGAGGCACCGACCCGCGGGCCTCCCCAGGCGCCGGAGGCGGAGGCTCTAAGGCGGCAGAGGGCTGCTCCAACGCCCACCTCCACGGAGGTGCCAGCGTCCCCCCGGGGGgccccggcggcggcggcggcggcggcggcgggggtaGCAGCAGCGGTAGCAGTggcggtggcagcagcagcagcaagaaaTCCAAAGAGCAAAAGGCACTGCGGCTCAATATCAACGCCCGGGAGCGCCGGCGAATGCACGACCTGAACGACGCGCTGGACGAGCTGCGTGCGGTGATCCCCTACGCGCACAGCCCCTCGGTGCGGAAGCTGTCCAAGATCGCCACGCTACTGCTAGCCAAGAACTACATCCTCATGCAGGCGCAGGCCCTGGAGGAGATGCGGCGCCTCGTCGCGTACCTCAACCAGGGCCAGGCCATCTCGGCCGCTTCCCTTCCCAGCTccgcggcggcagcggcggcagcCGCTGCTCTGCACCCGGCACTCGGCGCCTACGAGCAGGCGGCTGGCTACCCGTTTAGCGCTGGGCTGCCCCCAGCCGCTTCCTGCCCGGAGAAGTGCGCCCTGTTCAACAGCGTCTCCTCCAGCCTCTGCAAACAGTGCACGGAGAAGCCTTAA